The sequence TTCATCAGACTGAATGTTCGTTAACAAGGCATCGAAGGTTTTAAGGCCTTCCTGTGCCACGATAACGGTTTGTAGCATCCGCGCAGCGGTGCGGCCTAAGGTGGTGAAGAGTGCCTCCACGGGAAGACCTGTGCGCGCAAGCAGGGCATTGACAGCATCGACAACCACTTTATTACCACGGGCATAGCTGACCAACAAGCAAGACAGCGGGCCAACTTCTACGGGTTCACCTTGATAACGAGGTGATTTCACCCAAGAGTATTTACCATCACCATCTAAGGTCGGTAGTTTGCCGTAAACCGTATCCCGCTCAACAAAACCGGTATAGTTTGGAATGGTGGTGCCATCGTAGGGATGTTGTGGTGCATCAGCATTGTACCAAGCGTGGCTGACGTCCTCGGCGATGAGATCAGGGTTAATATCACTCACACCCGCTAAATCGCCATTCATAATCACGCCTTGGTCGAACAAATATTCGCCATTGGCAAGCACAAAATCGTTGGTTGCCATGAAGTTTTTAACATTCACGCCGCCTAGTACGCTAGGCTCAGTGCCAAAGGCTTCCGCAGCCATCACGATATCAGCCTGATAAGCACGCAGGATAAAGTCGGTTACGATCTCGTGTTTTTGTTTCCATTCTTGCAGACGAGCAGGACTTAACATATCGCGCACTGAGGTCACACCGCCCACCACTAAGGATTGTGGATGGGGGGATTTACCGCCGAAAATAGCGAGCATTTCTGCTGCAACCCTTTGTACTTCAAGGGCTTTAAGGTAGTGCGATAGGGCTATCAGGTTTTGTTCAGGGGTAAACTTATAGGTGCCATTACCCCAGTAAGCATTGGCGAAGGGGCCAAGTTTTCCGGTTTCGACAAAGCCTTTTACACGCTCTTGTACTGCTCTTAATTCACCTTCCCCAGCAGCGATGGGTTTATCGGTATATTTGAGGGCGATTTGGGCGGCTTTCGCAGGGTCGGCACTTAAGGCCGAAACCACATCAACCCAGTCTAAGCCGTGGAGATGATAGAAGTGCACTATATGGTCATGCATAAAGAGCGAGGTAAGCATGAGGGAGCGCAGATATTTTGCGTTTAAGGGAATTTGGATCCCTAACGCATTTTCCACCGCTTCGGTACCGCAGCGATAGTGCGAATAGGTACATACACCACAGATACGTTGCACAATCAGACCCACGTCCATGGGCGTACGGCCTTTCAGTATGACTTCAATACCACGCCATAACGTAGAGGATGACCATGCTTTGTTGATGACATTATTCTCATCGACTTCAACTTCGATACGTAAATGACCCTCGATACGGGTGATAGGGTCGATAACAACGCGCTTGCTCATGGGT comes from Shewanella oneidensis MR-1 and encodes:
- the hyaB gene encoding nickel-dependent hydrogenase large subunit; this translates as MSKRVVIDPITRIEGHLRIEVEVDENNVINKAWSSSTLWRGIEVILKGRTPMDVGLIVQRICGVCTYSHYRCGTEAVENALGIQIPLNAKYLRSLMLTSLFMHDHIVHFYHLHGLDWVDVVSALSADPAKAAQIALKYTDKPIAAGEGELRAVQERVKGFVETGKLGPFANAYWGNGTYKFTPEQNLIALSHYLKALEVQRVAAEMLAIFGGKSPHPQSLVVGGVTSVRDMLSPARLQEWKQKHEIVTDFILRAYQADIVMAAEAFGTEPSVLGGVNVKNFMATNDFVLANGEYLFDQGVIMNGDLAGVSDINPDLIAEDVSHAWYNADAPQHPYDGTTIPNYTGFVERDTVYGKLPTLDGDGKYSWVKSPRYQGEPVEVGPLSCLLVSYARGNKVVVDAVNALLARTGLPVEALFTTLGRTAARMLQTVIVAQEGLKTFDALLTNIQSDETTYVKPHIDPSKEYVGHAMMEAPRGMLSHWIRIKNGVIENYQAVVPTTWNAGPVDANGKIGPYEASLIGLKLEDPTKPLEVIRIIHSFDPCMACSVHVMDFKGQALSEFRVSPNGQ